Part of the Sodalinema gerasimenkoae IPPAS B-353 genome is shown below.
GGACGGCCATGGTGTTATCCCAGTTCGTCGATGAGTTGCCCGGTGCGGTGCGATTCCTGTTCCAACCCGCCGAAGAAATCGCCCAGGGCGCCCATTGGATGGTTGCTGACGGGGCGATGGACGATGTGGATGCTATTTTTGGGGTTCATGTGTTTCCCAGTATTCCAGGCGGCATTATTGGGGTGCGCTATGGAGCGTTGACGGCGGCGGCCGATGACTTGGAACTGATTATTACGGGGGAGTCGGGCCATGGGGCCCGTCCCTATGAGGCGGTGGATGCGATTTGGATTGCGGCCCAGGTGATTACGGCGTTGCAGCAGGCCATTTCCCGCACTCATAATCCCTTGCGGCCGGTGGTGTTGACCATTGGTAAGATTCAGGGAGGACGGGCCCCCAATGCGATCGCCGACTCGGTGCAACTTCTGGGAACGGTGCGATCGCTGCACCCAGAAACCCACCGCGAACTCCCGGACTGGATTGAGAACATCGTCGCCGGAGTTTGCAAAACCTACGGGGCGAAGTATGAAATGAACTATCGCCGTTTGGTTCCTTCTGTGTTTAATGACACGGCGTTGACTCAGATTGTCGAATCGACAGTGCGTCAGGCCTGGGGGGAAACGGGGATGCAAGTGTTGATGGAACCTTCGTTAGGGGCGGAGGATTTTTCTGTCTATTTAGATCATGCCCCAGGAACGATGTTTCGTCTCGGGGTGGGTCATGCCAATCAACGCAATTATGCTCTCCATCATCCTCAGTTTGATATTGATGAAGCGGCGATTATGACGGGGGTGATTACGTTAGCCTATTCCGCCTGGCAGTATTTGGAGCGTTGGCAGATGGATTAGGGTAAAGGGTTCGACGTTTGAGACACAAACCCATGCCCCAGGGAAAACATAGTCAACTGCAAAGCGCCCTCGTGACCACGCTAAATTGGGCGATCGGAATCCTCTCACCGGAGCAGAGTCACACTCGCGTCACCAAAAATCTTCTCCATCGAGGGTAGTTGGTGTCTTGGTTCCAGTCGTAGAGCTGTACGGTCAGGCTACTGTTGCGTTCGCCGGTTTCCCAGCCGGTGGGTGGGTTCACAATGAGTTCTCCGGTTGCCGTGCGTTCCAGGCGTAGGTCTTGGTTGTGGGTGGCGAGGGGGGGTATAAACCCGCTTTGGAAACCTCCAGGGACAGCCCCTCACCTGCGGGACGCGGGGCATAGCCTACTGCCCAGATGTAAGACCTAACCGTAGAGGACGCAAGAAATCTACGGTTGGGCAATCTGTTGGGTAGGAAGCCGCTATTGCAATCTCTGATTCAATAGCGGTAGTTCACAGTTTCAGAGACCTTGATCGCGGTGCGTTACGGCGGGATTTCAATGATTAGGAGAAATTTCAGTTGTATTGCCGCCTAGCGCACCGTGAGGCGCTGTACGGAGAACACGTCATCTTCGCGTAGGGCTTCGATACTCGATAGTGGGACGGTGACGACGGCTAACGTGTCGCCAGTGACGCTAAATACTTCTAAGATTGCACCATCTTCGCCGCCTTGGGGATGGGGAACGCGATCAATAAAAGCGGCAACTGTACCACAACGTAGTCCAGCTTCTGGTATGTCTCGATTGAGGGCAACATCTGTATATAAATCTGGTGTCATCATGATTTGTCCTTCGATGGAAACAGCGTGACAAATTGAAATGAGTTATTAACGGTTCGCTCGATCCAAATTGTAACAACGGCGAGACGAAGACCGTTCAAGCCTTCCAGATTGCCGGTGACGCGGTAGTATGTGCCGTATTCGTCTGCGCGATCGAACACCGCTTCGTAATCGCGAACGAGCTTTCGGAGTGCTGAATCTAGTGCTGGACTCTCTTCTAGTGTAAAGCCTGCCTGTGGTGAACTACCGCTATTGAATCGGAGATTGCAATAGCGGCTTCCTACCCAACAGATTGCCGAACCGTAGAGGACGTAAGAAATCTACGGTTCGGTCTTACATCTGGACAGTAGGCTTGGCCCCGCGTCCCGCAGGTCAAGAGTCGTAGTCCCTCTTCTCTGAGGTTGATAGCTGCATTGAGATCGCGATCGTGACGAGTCCCACAGCTAGAACAAGTCCAATTTCTGACATCTAGTGACAGACTATCGATTTGATTCAAGCAAACGTTGCAGGTTTTAGAAGAGGGGAAGAATCTATCAACTTCAATATAGATCTTCCCTTCCTGCTCGGCTTTGTACTTTAGCATGGTCAAAAACATTCCCCAACCGACTTGGCTGATTGCCTTAGCCAGGTTGGGGTTCTTGACCATGCCTTTGACATTGAGGTTTTCCACACAGATGACTTGGTTTTCGTCAACTATCCTACGCGATAGCTTGTGTAGGAAATCCTCCCGACAACGTGCTACTTTGTTATGTACCTTAGCGACTTTCTTTCGTGCTTTATTGCGGTTGTTAGAGCCTTTCTGTTTTCTCGATAAGTCTTGCTGCTTACGTTTCAGGTTACGCTCATGTTTAGCCATCCATCTTGGGTTATCAAATTTAGACCCATCGGACGTTACAGCAAAATAATTTAATCCAAGGTCTACGCCGACGGCTTTTCCCTCGGTGGATGAGTCTGGATTGGGTTTTCCATCTTCAAAGAGAATCGAAGCAAAATACTGGTCGCAGCGATTTTTGGTAACGGTGACGGTTTTTACCTTACCCTCTATTGGTCGATGAACAACCGCTTTAATTTCCCCAACCTTTGGCAGCTTCAAGGCGTTCTCCAACACCTTGACATTTTGAGGATACTGGATGGATTGTTTGCCGTGTTTGGACTTAAATCGCGGATACCTAGCCCGCTTCTCAAAGAAGTTGTTAAAAGCGGTTCCCAGGTTAATACAAACCTGTTGAAGGCACTGCGAGTAGGTCAGTTTTAACCACTCATGCTCTTGTTTAAGGCTGGGAATCTTTTTCTTGATGTCGTAACTAGATAGCCCTTTCCCAGTCTCCTGGTAGGTTTGATTCATCAAGTTCAGACTATAGTTCCACAGCCATCTGCAATTGCCGAGGGATTGCTCCAGCGATTGCTTCTGCTGCTCATTTGGGTAGAGTCTGATTTTGACGACTTTGAGCATCAGGGCAAATTAGATCCACCATAAACACTCTACCATACGTTACTGCCGCAATTCATCTCACGCTTCAATCAGAGATTTGAAGCGGAGGATTCTTGCGGATTTGGCTAAAAATTTTGACTTATCACCTTTAAGACGCGGCACGAGCAAATATCGCGTCAATTTTGACGTTGGGATAATAATCTCCGCCGGTAATTTCATCAGGATTAACCCGGTGTTATCGATCGCTCATGTAATGTTGCCATACTCCAGCGGATTTACCCTGGGTTCTTACGCTCTGCGTGGATAGGGATGGGCAACCACAAGGGAACCCGTTGGTGTTCCCTACCCGTTGGTGTTCCCTACCCGTTGGTGTTGGGATGGGCAACCACAAGGGATTGCCCCTACGGGGTGTCCTCTCCCCCGATTTCCCGAAAATCACCAATACAAACAAACGCCGCCCAGAACTCTGGAGACACAAAAGGCCTCCAATCATCCGGTTTTCCCGACAACTCCTTAAGCCATTGACCGCTTTCATAAGAAATCACCCCCACCCGAGCGATGACCTTGTCCGTCAACCAAGTTTGACGAATCTGCCCCACCCGCAAACCCCGTAAATAGGCCTGAGCCTCCTCCAACCCCTTCGTCCGGGGGAGACCCCGTTCAAACAAATTCTCGTAGAATCGGTTCATCAAAATCGCCGTCGGCACATCCGGGACCGACCATAAACTCATCACCACCGTTTCCGCACCCGCCAAAATGAAAGAACGGCGCAACCCCATCACCCCCTCACCAATCGACTTTCCCCCCAACGCCGTATCACAAGCCGACAACACCACTAACCAGGTTCCCGTCAAATCTAACCCCATCGTCCCCTGAGCCGTCAGCAGACCTTCCTCCGCCTCAAGGGGTAACTCCCCCGGCGAGACCAAGGCCGTATTCGCCCCTGCCAAGGCCAAACCCGAGCGAGTCAGGGGGTCCAGTCCCGAAGCCAACTTCCCCCCCCAGGCCATCTCCGAGGCTGTCTCAGCCGTCGGAGACTCCTGGGACGTCAGCCCAAGGAAATAACCGTGGGTCGCCAGATGCAGCACTTTGGGCGAGCGACATTGAGACAACAACGACTTGACCGCCTGGCCGTCCAGATAAGCCGCCACCCCCAAAAATTGAGCCACCCGTTCCCCCTCCAACTGAGTTCCCGGAAGCGGGGAGAAGGGTAATTTCTCCTGACTCCCCAACTCCCGACGTAGAGACCCCAAATTCACAGCCATCTTGGCCCTATCCGCCAAAGATGGACCCGAGTTGAGGTCATCGGCCCGAATTCCCGACGACCCCACCGCCGAGGAAACCCCTGGATTGCCAGAGTCCGACAACTCCAACCATCGGGGAAGCACAACAGGAAGCAGCAGAATCCCCAGCAACAACAGTCCCCCAACCCATTCAGGAAACAGAGCCAACAGCAGCAAAACCCCGAAAAACCCAAGACTAACCAGAGTCGCGAGGATGACCTCTCGGGGGAGACGCAGGCGGAATTGGCGTCCCTGGGGAGAGGCGGCTGCAACAAGGGATTCCTGCTGAGGGAGATGGAGACCCAAATTAAAATCCGGATTGGCAATCACCAACGGCTGGCTCAACTGCACGGGAATTTTCACCGTCAGGCGCAAAATATCCCGCCCCACATTGAGATAGCGCAACTCAAACTCCCCCATCAACTCCTGAATGCCATCCCTAGAGAGCAAGCTAAAGGGGAGAGTCGTCAATTCCCCATCCGGGCAGAGATAGAGAACCTGTTGCGGGGAGAGATAGGCGGTTAAGGGTTCAATGAGACGTTGATAGAGATGTTTGCCCACCTCAGGATAGTCATAACTCGGGGTATCCTGAGAGGTTTCTGGGATATCTAAAGCCGCCACCCGACTATCAGGGGAAGATTTAGAATGTTCCCCAGAAGCCCAACGGCGGAACCGGCGACAGTCCTCATCAATCGGGGCCACCTCCCCCAAATCCAGCATCTCCACCGCCTCGGGTTGACCAGCGGTTAGGATAAAGGCGAGATAACGGGGCGATGACCAGGACGGTTCTCCCTTACTCCGAACCGCCGAGAAATTGTAGGGGCGATATTGGACAAACTCAACCAGACTTGAACCGGGGGGGAGGTTGGCGGCGATGGCTTGGCAATTGGCTTGTTTTAACTGCTGTTCCAGGTTCATTTCCGGGATTTGCCGACCGAGGACTTGTTCCAGGGCCTCCTGTTTTTGCCGTAACGCCTGCAATTGTTGGGGGAGTTTGTCCTGTAACTGAGGGGGGGCCTGAAATTGTAGATAGGCCTGTTGACGAATCAGTTCTCGGTACTCTTCATATTGGGGGGCCAGGTGACGGTAGCGTTGGGAAAGGATGGAGGTTCGCAACACCAGTCCCGCTTCGGTGGCTAGGCCCTTGCGTTGCAACAGGACATCCAGGGCCGCTTGTGTGACGTTGAAGTCATGGGAGAAATGTTGCTGCACGAGGGAGAGGAACAGCTCTAATTGCCCATAGGTTTGTTTCAGATAGTCTAACCGTTGTCGGTCACTGCTGATGGCGAACACCTCGCCCAGCACCCGATTTTGAATGGTGATGGCATCTTGCATGAGTTCCAAGGCGGCGTTGGGGCGATTGGTTGCTAGGTACAGTCCCGCCAAATTGTTTAAACTCGTGGCATAGTCAGGATGACCGTCTCCCAACTGCTGTTTGTCAATCTCCATCGCTTGGTGGTAAAGGGGTTCCGCCTCCCCCCACCGCCCCATGTCCCCGTACAGTAACGCCAAATTGTTTAAACTCGTGGCATAGTCAGGATGACCGTCTCCCAACTGCTGTTTGCGAATCTCCATCGCTTGGCAGAAAAGGGGTTCCGCCTCCTCCCACCGCCCCATGTGCCAGTACAGTGTCGCCAAATTGTTTAAACTCGTGGCATAGTCAGGATGACCGTCTCCCAACTGCTGTTTGCGAATCTCCATCGCTTGGCAGAAAAGGGGTTCCGCCTCCTCCCACCGCCCCATGTGCCAGTACAGTGTCGCCAAATTGTTTAAACTCGTGGCATAGTCAGGATGACCGTCTCCCAACTGCTGTTTGCGAATCTCCATCGCTTGGCAGAAAAGGGGTTCCGCCTCCTCCCACCGCCCCATGTGCCAGTACAGTGTCGCCAAATTGTTTAAACTCGTGGCATAGTCAGGATGACCGTCTCCCAACTGCTGTTTGCGAATCTCCATCGCTTGGCAGAAAAGGGGTTCCGCCTCCTCCCACCGCCCCATGTCCCGGTACAGTCCCGCCAAATTGTTTAAACTCGTGGCATAGTCAGGATGACGGTCTCCCAACTGCTGTTTCCAAATCTCCATCCCTTGGCAGAAAAGGGGTTCCGCCTC
Proteins encoded:
- a CDS encoding M20 family metallopeptidase, whose protein sequence is MLDRIRTLVKEIAPRLIEIRRHIHTHPELSGHEYQTAAYVAGVLSSCGVQVREGVGKTGVIGELAASQQPRVAIRTDMDALPISERTGLPFASRNPGVMHACGHDVHTTLGLGTAMVLSQFVDELPGAVRFLFQPAEEIAQGAHWMVADGAMDDVDAIFGVHVFPSIPGGIIGVRYGALTAAADDLELIITGESGHGARPYEAVDAIWIAAQVITALQQAISRTHNPLRPVVLTIGKIQGGRAPNAIADSVQLLGTVRSLHPETHRELPDWIENIVAGVCKTYGAKYEMNYRRLVPSVFNDTALTQIVESTVRQAWGETGMQVLMEPSLGAEDFSVYLDHAPGTMFRLGVGHANQRNYALHHPQFDIDEAAIMTGVITLAYSAWQYLERWQMD
- a CDS encoding DUF4926 domain-containing protein, which codes for MMTPDLYTDVALNRDIPEAGLRCGTVAAFIDRVPHPQGGEDGAILEVFSVTGDTLAVVTVPLSSIEALREDDVFSVQRLTVR
- a CDS encoding DUF6883 domain-containing protein — its product is MSYVLYGSAICWVGSRYCNLRFNSGSSPQAGFTLEESPALDSALRKLVRDYEAVFDRADEYGTYYRVTGNLEGLNGLRLAVVTIWIERTVNNSFQFVTLFPSKDKS
- a CDS encoding RNA-guided endonuclease InsQ/TnpB family protein, which codes for MLKVVKIRLYPNEQQKQSLEQSLGNCRWLWNYSLNLMNQTYQETGKGLSSYDIKKKIPSLKQEHEWLKLTYSQCLQQVCINLGTAFNNFFEKRARYPRFKSKHGKQSIQYPQNVKVLENALKLPKVGEIKAVVHRPIEGKVKTVTVTKNRCDQYFASILFEDGKPNPDSSTEGKAVGVDLGLNYFAVTSDGSKFDNPRWMAKHERNLKRKQQDLSRKQKGSNNRNKARKKVAKVHNKVARCREDFLHKLSRRIVDENQVICVENLNVKGMVKNPNLAKAISQVGWGMFLTMLKYKAEQEGKIYIEVDRFFPSSKTCNVCLNQIDSLSLDVRNWTCSSCGTRHDRDLNAAINLREEGLRLLTCGTRGQAYCPDVRPNRRFLTSSTVRQSVG
- a CDS encoding tetratricopeptide repeat protein; this encodes MFETSFEEIKRLRRQSLMALETGEYARGVHLAEQACHLGKSAFGTHHSEYATLLNNLAGLYWKMGRWGEAEPLFCQGMEIWKQQLGDRHPDYATSLNNLAGLYRDMGRWEEAEPLFCQAMEIRKQQLGDGHPDYATSLNNLATLYWHMGRWEEAEPLFCQAMEIRKQQLGDGHPDYATSLNNLATLYWHMGRWEEAEPLFCQAMEIRKQQLGDGHPDYATSLNNLATLYWHMGRWEEAEPLFCQAMEIRKQQLGDGHPDYATSLNNLALLYGDMGRWGEAEPLYHQAMEIDKQQLGDGHPDYATSLNNLAGLYLATNRPNAALELMQDAITIQNRVLGEVFAISSDRQRLDYLKQTYGQLELFLSLVQQHFSHDFNVTQAALDVLLQRKGLATEAGLVLRTSILSQRYRHLAPQYEEYRELIRQQAYLQFQAPPQLQDKLPQQLQALRQKQEALEQVLGRQIPEMNLEQQLKQANCQAIAANLPPGSSLVEFVQYRPYNFSAVRSKGEPSWSSPRYLAFILTAGQPEAVEMLDLGEVAPIDEDCRRFRRWASGEHSKSSPDSRVAALDIPETSQDTPSYDYPEVGKHLYQRLIEPLTAYLSPQQVLYLCPDGELTTLPFSLLSRDGIQELMGEFELRYLNVGRDILRLTVKIPVQLSQPLVIANPDFNLGLHLPQQESLVAAASPQGRQFRLRLPREVILATLVSLGFFGVLLLLALFPEWVGGLLLLGILLLPVVLPRWLELSDSGNPGVSSAVGSSGIRADDLNSGPSLADRAKMAVNLGSLRRELGSQEKLPFSPLPGTQLEGERVAQFLGVAAYLDGQAVKSLLSQCRSPKVLHLATHGYFLGLTSQESPTAETASEMAWGGKLASGLDPLTRSGLALAGANTALVSPGELPLEAEEGLLTAQGTMGLDLTGTWLVVLSACDTALGGKSIGEGVMGLRRSFILAGAETVVMSLWSVPDVPTAILMNRFYENLFERGLPRTKGLEEAQAYLRGLRVGQIRQTWLTDKVIARVGVISYESGQWLKELSGKPDDWRPFVSPEFWAAFVCIGDFREIGGEDTP